Part of the Coriobacteriaceae bacterium genome is shown below.
TAGACGTTTAAGAACGTCCCCGATGACTAGTCGGCGTAGGTGAAGGTTGTGACGTCGAACATGCCCTCGGGGCGGATGCGGAGCGTCGGGATAACCGGCAGGGGCAGGAAGATGATGCCCATGATGGGGTCGAGCGGCGGCTCAATACCCATGGCGCGCGCCTTGACCATAAAGTCGTCGTGCTGCGCGGCGACATCCTCGGCCGTGCCTTCGCTCATCAGGCCGCCGAGCGCCAGCGGGATGCGCGCCACGACCTCGCCGTTGCGCACCAGTACGTGACCGCCCTGGCCCACGGCCTCGACGGCAGCCATCATATCGGCGGCATTGTCGCCCACCACGCATACGTTGTGCGAGTCGTGACCGATCGTCGAGGCGATGGCACCGCCTGTGATGGTGAAGCCACGCACCCAGCCGCGACCGATATGCTTGCCGACCAGGCCCAGGCCAGCGGGGCCATCGCCGTCGGCGCCCTCGGCCTGCAACGACACGCCGCGGCCATGGCGCTCGATCAGCATAATGCGACGCAGGCCCTCGGCGCTCTCGGGGCGAGCCATACCCGTGATGGCCTTACCCGGCACCACGTCAATCACGGCCTCGCCCGGCTTAAAGGCATAGTCGAATACGTCGAGCGAAAGCTTCGGCAGCTTAACGGAGGCGCGCAGCTCATCGGCAAGGGCCGCAACCTCGGCCATCTCGGGTGCAATCTCGCCCACAAAGGTACCGTCCTGCGCCACCAGGGCACCGGCGGCATATACGCGATGCGGAGCCGTGGCAAACGTCAGGTCATTGAGCACCAGCAGGTCGGCACGCTTGCCCGGGGCGATGGCGCCACGCAGCTCGTGCGGGTCGCGGCAACCGTGGTCCAGGCCAAACGCCTCGGCCGTGGACAGGGACGCCATAGAGATAGCGACCACGGGGTCGATACCGGCCTCAATCGCCACGCGGCAGGCGTTATCGATCATGCCGGTCGCAAGCGCGTCGGAGGGAGCACGGTCGTCAGTCGCAAAGCAGCAACGGCGGGCACGGGCAGGATTCTCCAGCAGCATCGGCGACAGGTTGGCCAGGTCATGGCTGCACGTACCTTCGCGCAGCATCACGTACATGCCGCGAGACAGCTTGTCGAGTGCCTCCTCGGGAATCGTCGACTCATGGTCAGCGATAATACCTGCTGCGGCATAGGCGTTGAGGTCCTTGCCGGCAACGAGCGGCGCGTGACCGTCAACCTGCTTGGACGGCGTCTGGTTGGCAGCGTCGATTCGAGCGCAGGTCTCGGGATCGGCCATAAAGACGCCCGGCAGGTTCATCATCTCGCCCAGGCCAAAGACATCGCCCGGATGCTCGGCAAAAAACGCCTGCATGTCAGCGGCGGTAATCACAGCGCCTGCTTGCTCATCGGGCAGCGCGGGCACGCACGAGGGCATCATGTACTTGATGGAAATGGGCGCGCGACGGCCGTCCTCGATCATAAAGCGCAGGCCGTCCAGGCCGGAAACGTTGGCGATCTCGTGGCTGTCGGCAATGGCAGTGGTGGTACCGCGCGTCGCCGCCATGCGCGCATACTCGGCAGGGCGGATGTTCGAAGACTCGATATGCAAGTGTCCGTCAATAAAACCGGGGGCAAGATAGCGGCCCTGGCAATCGATGACCTCGGCAGCCTCATACGTACCGGCGGCATCGTCGCGACCATCGTAGAGCACACCGACGATCACGCCATCCTTGACGGCAACGCTACCGGGCGCCACGCGCTGGCCGTACACATCGACAATCTGTGCGTTGGCAAACAGCGTGTCAACGGGCACACGACCCTCGGCGGCCTCGATCACAGATCTCATGACCTCAACGGACATACATACTCCTTTAACCGTAGAAAAAAGCTGCGGAGCGGACAGGCCTTCACCGCAGCAAACCAATAGCCATTGTATGCCCAAACGATGGGTCAGCAATACGCCTCCCCGCTTAACGGCACACGCCGCTTGGCGCAATGGGGACAGGCTGCTTTGGGTAGTCGTTGGGGACGTTCTTAAACGACTAGTCATTCAAGAACGTCCCCAACGACTACCCAACAACTACTAACTGCCGTCCCGACAACAAAAACGCCGCTGTTTTGGCAACGACAGACACTATGACCCAATCCGAGGGCACTAAATAGATAGGAGCCCCCGCTCGTGACCGCGGGTCGGGGCTGCGACAATGATGTTGAAGTGCCATAGGCGCAGCCGCGCCGCAACGAGGTTGGGAGGCTCCCATGCCAAAGTATTCTACCGCGTTCGGGATGGACGTCCACCTGAGGTCGACCACCGTCTGCGCCCTCGACGCGGACACCGGCGAGGCCGTGACGAGGAGATTCCCCGGCAACCCCTGGGGCGAGATCGCCGCCTGGATGGACGGGTTTCCCGGCCCGTCGCTCGCCGCCTACGAGAGCGGCTACCTCGGCTTCGCCCCGCAAAGGGAGCTCGCCGGGCTCGGCGTCGAGTGTGTCGTCGCCGCGGTCTCGAAGATCCCCAGGTCGGCCGCCGACTCGGCCTCCAAGAACGACAGGAACGACGCCGCCAGGATGGCCAAGGCGATACTCGCCCACGACATCTCCCCGGTGTGGGTCCCCTCCCCCGAGGTCGAGGGCATCAGGGACCTCGCCGGCGCCTACGACGGGGCGACCGCGCGCCTGGCGACCGCCAAGCAGCGGCTGCTCGCCTTCCTCGCAAAGCGAGGGTTCGCCTACGGCGGCACCACGCCCGCCGGCAACCCGAGGAAGTACTGGACCTACGACTTCCTGAGGTGGCTCGACAAGGTCAGGCCGGAGGACGATGGCGGGATCCGGACGCTCGCCGCCCTGAGGAACGAGGTCGAGGCCGCGGCGGAGGCCCGGGCGGACCTGCTCTCCGAGTACAGGGCGGCCGTGGATGCCAGCCCGATCGCCGCGGAGGTGGCCGCCCTCCAGTCGATCAAGGGCTGCGCCTTCGCGCTGGCCGCAGCCTTCTCGGCCGAGGTCGGTGACTTCACGAGGTTCCGTTCCGGAAGGCAGGTCACGGCCTACTTCGGCCTCGCGCCGAGCCAGAGGTCGAGCGGCGAGTCCGTGCGGCTCGGAGGCATCAGCGGTGCGGGCAACGCGCTCGTGAGGAAGCTGGCCGTCGAGGGCTCATGGTGCTACGCCGCGGCGCGGCACCAGCCGAAGCTCATGCCGAGGGACACGGGCGTGCCCCTCGAGATAAGGATGCACGGGAGGAAGGGGTCCGAGCGGCTCCTGCGGCGGCGCGAGGAGATGCTCGCCCGCGGCATGCCCCAGGCGAAGGCCAACGCGGCCACCGCGGCCGAGCTCGTGAGGTGGCTCTGGGCCCTCGGCATGATGTGCCGGGAGGGCGCGGAATAGACATAGCCCCCGTCCCGGCGAGCCGGGCGGCCTTCGGGGACACCCCCTATTTCGCTGTGCGCGCGGAGCCCTCCGCATACGCCCCGACAGACTTGGGGAACCCCGCCGAAGGAATGGAGTGCGGGCCGACAGAACGGTATCCGCGGATATGAGACTGAGCCGAAGGCGTCGATGACATGCCGGGGGCGGACCGGGACGGGTTAACGGCAGGCCCCGCCGACCGATTGCAAGCGGTCGGCGGGGCCATTGTGGCTCTTGACAGTGGATTGGGTCATATGAGCGAAAACCCGCCAGAGCGAGCAAGGTGCCTTGAAACGAGGCGGCATTGACCTTCTGGTCATGCCGCCGAAGTTGAAAGGCAGATTGCCGCTCTGGCGGGTTTGCAGCGTCGAGTCGTTACGCGGTTTGGTAAAACCGCGTAACTAAATCAACTTGAAGCCCTTGCGCTTGCCTACGGAGAGGGTGTCGCCCAGCTTGAGGGCGCTGGGGTCGATGTTGTAGCTCTTGGGAGCCACGGCCTTGCCATTGATCTTGACGCCGCCGCCGTCGATGTCGCGACGGGCCTGGCCGGCGCTGGCCGAAAGGCCCAGGTCCTTGAGCAGACCGGCGAGGTAGATCTGGCCCTCGTCGTTAACAGTCAGCTCAACATGCTTCTCGGGGAAGTCGGCGAGCTGGCCCTCCTTGAACACGCGGTCGAACT
Proteins encoded:
- a CDS encoding amidohydrolase family protein — encoded protein: MSVEVMRSVIEAAEGRVPVDTLFANAQIVDVYGQRVAPGSVAVKDGVIVGVLYDGRDDAAGTYEAAEVIDCQGRYLAPGFIDGHLHIESSNIRPAEYARMAATRGTTTAIADSHEIANVSGLDGLRFMIEDGRRAPISIKYMMPSCVPALPDEQAGAVITAADMQAFFAEHPGDVFGLGEMMNLPGVFMADPETCARIDAANQTPSKQVDGHAPLVAGKDLNAYAAAGIIADHESTIPEEALDKLSRGMYVMLREGTCSHDLANLSPMLLENPARARRCCFATDDRAPSDALATGMIDNACRVAIEAGIDPVVAISMASLSTAEAFGLDHGCRDPHELRGAIAPGKRADLLVLNDLTFATAPHRVYAAGALVAQDGTFVGEIAPEMAEVAALADELRASVKLPKLSLDVFDYAFKPGEAVIDVVPGKAITGMARPESAEGLRRIMLIERHGRGVSLQAEGADGDGPAGLGLVGKHIGRGWVRGFTITGGAIASTIGHDSHNVCVVGDNAADMMAAVEAVGQGGHVLVRNGEVVARIPLALGGLMSEGTAEDVAAQHDDFMVKARAMGIEPPLDPIMGIIFLPLPVIPTLRIRPEGMFDVTTFTYAD
- a CDS encoding IS110 family transposase; this encodes MPKYSTAFGMDVHLRSTTVCALDADTGEAVTRRFPGNPWGEIAAWMDGFPGPSLAAYESGYLGFAPQRELAGLGVECVVAAVSKIPRSAADSASKNDRNDAARMAKAILAHDISPVWVPSPEVEGIRDLAGAYDGATARLATAKQRLLAFLAKRGFAYGGTTPAGNPRKYWTYDFLRWLDKVRPEDDGGIRTLAALRNEVEAAAEARADLLSEYRAAVDASPIAAEVAALQSIKGCAFALAAAFSAEVGDFTRFRSGRQVTAYFGLAPSQRSSGESVRLGGISGAGNALVRKLAVEGSWCYAAARHQPKLMPRDTGVPLEIRMHGRKGSERLLRRREEMLARGMPQAKANAATAAELVRWLWALGMMCREGAE